In one Fusarium keratoplasticum isolate Fu6.1 chromosome 5, whole genome shotgun sequence genomic region, the following are encoded:
- a CDS encoding Myb-like domain-containing protein — protein sequence MKHKREVIVAMKFRGLTPVVVFFLTEVSSPLIITFLFCVKPIAHSMDSITMPVISMDDVNFFQPQKARTVPRSSSPIRHGNTKSGDSLSAQTNRRFGIDYRNGRSISPGDRDEVEDELPPADQLRLVSSSPDTSMDGAGPRPSTSRISASSTTSQNRQSTPDDPIVIEDDSDSDDDNVKGNSTSAVTLSRSTTSSELTTSADVSRENMGVELSTPSNLSMVLSSLSGHIPPEQTATLHEDSSEESQDDASPIHGAQSLLSSPSGHGEPSSPPTEMSQCATEEAFQAELLSENQDLTISDRDEALTSATDNQVSNVSVNSVNSVEMEVCQEKDLRTESSHISDEDESDDEDPQPPVKRRRTRLSSSALVSTSPTRSCSSPRFRLRRRRQTPQSRGSSCGTVPTDNRPTAEPQCPSRRDVASVPFTDASDDLEQMTHAEFKEFSFQGVAKCITIGGERMFHLEFSLPGVLGDVSLPMSAIDHGSPNSGSGPNQRRRVSKISYPGSRSPGDKWTPEEDEMVRSMKRDGRSWAQIHSALPHRSKGTIQVRYSTKLRG from the exons ATGAAGCATAAAAGGGAGGTCATTGTTGCCATGAAATTCAGAGGCCTCACTcctgttgttgtttttttcCTCACCGAAGTTTCCTCGCCTCTTATCATCACATTTTTGTTCTGTGTCAAGCCAATTGCTCATTCCATGGATTCCATCACGATGCCTGTGATCAGTATGGATGATGTGAACTTCTTCCAGCCACAAAAGGCGCGGACTGTGCCccgttcatcatctcctATCCGACACGGCAACACAAAATCCGGAGATTCGCTCTCAGCGCAAACCAACCGGCGGTTTGGGATCGACTACCGCAACGGTCGTAGTATTTCTCCTGGCGACAGGGACGAAGTGGAGGACGAATTACCTCCTGCTGATCAGCTACGACTGGTTTCTTCTAGTCCAGACACGTCGATGGACGGGGCAGGGCCTagaccatcaacatcgaggATCTCTGCCAGTTCTACGACGAGTCAAAACCGCCAAAGCACCCCAG ATGATCCAATCGTCATTGAAGATGATAGTGATAGCGACGACGATAATGTCAAAGGCAACTCTACCTCAGCTGTCACTTTATCTCGCAGTACTACGTCCAGCGAGCTCACAACCAGCGCTGATGTCTCAAGAGAAAACATGGGTGTTGAATTATCCACCCCAAGCAACTTGAGCATGGTGCTATCATCGCTGAGTGGACACATTCCACCTGAACAGACTGCAACACTCCACGAAGATTCCTCTGAGGAATCACAAGACGATGCTTCTCCTATCCACGGAGCACAAAGCTTGCTTTCGTCTCCATCTGGGCATGGAGAGCCATCGTCTCCTCCCACTGAAATGAGCCAATGCGCAACGGAGGAAGCATTCCAAGCCGAATTGCTGTCCGAAAACCAAGACTTGACAATTTCGGACCGAGATGAGGCTTTGACATCTGCCACGGACAATCAAGTTTCCAATGTCTCCGTCAACTCTGTCAACTCcgtcgagatggaggtttgCCAAGAGAAGGACCTCAGAACGGAGAGCAGCCACATCAGCGACGAAGACGAAAGCGATGACGAAGATCCCCAACCGCCGGTGAAGAGACGCCGGACGAGACTTAGCTCCTCGGCTTTGGTCTCTACGTCTCCGACGAGATCGTGCTCGTCGCCGCGGTTTCGGCTTAGACGACGTCGCCAGACCCCGCAGTCACGTGGATCGTCTTGTGGTACCGTGCCCACTGACAACCGCCCCACCGCTGAGCCTCAATGTCCATCACGTCGTGACGTCGCGTCGGTACCATTCACCGATGCCTCTGATGACCTGGAACAGATGACGCACGCAGAATTCAAGGAATTTTCCTTCCAAGGCGTTGCGAAGTGCATTACAATTGGTGGGGAGAGAATGTTCCATTTGGAGTTTTCGCTTCCTGGTGTCTTGGGAGACGTTAGTCTGCCGATGAGCGCGATTGATCATGGATCGCCGAATTCGGGTTCAGGTCCTAatcagaggaggagagtgtCGAAGATATCATATCCTGGATCGAGGTCACCTGGCGATAAGTGGACgccggaggaggatgagatggtACGCAGCATGAAACGCGATGGCCGCTCCTGGGCTCAGATACATAGCGCCCTTCCACATCGTTCCAAGGGTACGATCCAAGTTCGGTACTCGACTAAACTCAGGGGTTGA